One window of Chlamydia sp. 04-14 genomic DNA carries:
- a CDS encoding protoporphyrinogen oxidase: MRKVIVIGAGISGLATAWWLHRKFPNSELMIIDKADCPGGLIYTDHQKDFPLDLGPKGFLVRGEGEYTLGLIHDLELQDFLIASDKTAKKRFIRYKGKTRKVSPWTLIKEGLPFAMVKDLFASRYTKDSSVYDFLRRHSTTSLIHNVLNPVVTAIRAGHSDVLSAHMAFPTLSQREAKTGSILRSYLKEFSKKQNKDTPYLASLRPNLGILIDTLVKKIPAKWKFSSPVTKIDCFPKEVVVSTAKETFSADLAIYTGPTTTLPSLIDIPGIQNLSNKILHWDLSCVTLGWDKNPPSIPKGYGMLLADEPPLLGIVYNTEVFPQQMPGKTVISLLLEDRWHDEEAYAFSLAAISEYLGIATKPDVFSLFSPEEGLPQHCVGFLEMKKQILPSIPHNLKIVGQNFSGPGLNRCVASAYRAVAAI, translated from the coding sequence ATGAGAAAAGTCATTGTTATAGGAGCGGGAATTTCAGGATTAGCCACAGCGTGGTGGCTACATAGAAAATTCCCTAATAGCGAACTTATGATTATAGATAAGGCAGATTGTCCTGGAGGACTTATCTATACAGATCATCAAAAAGATTTTCCGTTAGATCTCGGTCCCAAAGGTTTTTTAGTGCGGGGAGAAGGAGAATATACTCTCGGATTAATCCATGATCTAGAATTACAAGATTTCCTCATAGCTAGTGATAAAACAGCAAAAAAACGTTTTATCCGCTATAAAGGGAAAACTCGCAAAGTCTCTCCTTGGACATTGATAAAGGAGGGCTTACCCTTTGCCATGGTCAAAGATCTCTTCGCCTCCCGATATACAAAAGATAGTTCTGTTTATGATTTTTTACGTCGTCACAGTACAACAAGTCTTATTCATAATGTGTTAAATCCCGTTGTTACAGCAATTCGTGCAGGACATAGCGATGTACTTTCTGCGCATATGGCTTTTCCGACTCTTTCTCAACGCGAAGCAAAAACGGGATCTATATTACGCAGTTATCTGAAAGAATTTTCGAAGAAACAAAATAAAGATACTCCTTATCTTGCCTCTCTACGTCCGAATTTAGGTATTCTTATTGATACTTTAGTGAAGAAAATCCCAGCGAAATGGAAATTCTCTTCACCTGTCACAAAGATAGATTGTTTCCCCAAGGAAGTTGTAGTGTCAACTGCAAAAGAAACATTCTCAGCAGATTTAGCAATCTATACAGGGCCTACAACTACTCTTCCCTCTCTTATTGATATTCCTGGTATCCAGAACCTCTCTAATAAAATACTTCATTGGGATCTTTCTTGTGTAACCTTAGGATGGGATAAGAATCCTCCTTCTATTCCGAAAGGTTATGGGATGCTCTTGGCAGATGAACCTCCCTTACTCGGTATTGTCTATAATACCGAAGTCTTCCCCCAACAGATGCCTGGGAAAACAGTCATCTCATTATTATTAGAAGATCGCTGGCATGACGAAGAAGCTTATGCCTTTTCTTTAGCAGCAATTTCTGAATATCTAGGAATTGCTACAAAACCTGATGTATTCTCATTATTCTCCCCAGAAGAGGGTCTTCCCCAGCATTGCGTAGGATTCCTAGAAATGAAAAAGCAGATACTTCCTTCTATTCCTCATAATCTAAAAATTGTAGGACAGAACTTTTCAGGACCAGGGTTAAATAGATGTGTAGCTTCAGCCTATCGTGCTGTCGCTGCTATTTAA